The Physeter macrocephalus isolate SW-GA chromosome 13, ASM283717v5, whole genome shotgun sequence genome window below encodes:
- the TSC22D1 gene encoding TSC22 domain family protein 1 isoform X5 encodes MHQPPESTAAAAAASAAADISARKMAHPAMFPRRGSSGGSASALNAAGTGVGSSAPSSEDFPPPSLLQPPPPAASSLSGPQPPPPQSLNLLSQAQLQAQPLAPGGTQMKKKSGFQITSVTPAQISASISSNNSIAEDTESYDDLDESHTEDLSSSEILDVSLSRATDLGEPERSSSEETLNNFQEAETPGAVSPNQPPLPQPHLPHLPQQNVVINGNAHTHSLHHHPPIHHGHHLHHGHHHPSHAGVASTPIPGGPPSSPVSRKLSTTGSSDSVMPVAPTSAVSSSGSPASVMTSIRAPSTSGSIGINSVTGTNAMNNVNITAVGVFNPNVTSGMLANANLSASSIPSAAGVSVGPGVSSGVNVTVLSGLGDGTISSSALINSTASAAAGMTVGSVSSQQQQPTVNTSRFRVVKLDSSSEPFRKGRWTCTEFYEKENAVPAAEGVVINKAVESVKQNPTEVACERESTSGSSVSSVSTLSHYTESVGSGEMGAPAAVVQQPPALPGVALPQMDFSSAAPAGISAASVPQSVSQSQISQVQLQPQELSYQQKQGLQPGPRQAALSAAAGIQPSPVSVVAVTSALGQQPSVSTLAQPQLPYSQAAPPAQAPLPGTSPQQLHYGQQPPALSTQVAPSHGPSVTPNPTSEYVQQQPILQTAVSSGQPTSAGVGAGAAVIPMAQPQSIQLPVQPAAVQAQPSGASGQPAGQAQTAVSAVPPGSQIANIGQQTNLPTAAQQPSTQVTPSVIPQGAPPSSQIVPPAQAAILHQGVQASASSLPQQLVIAPQSTLLTVPPQPQGVEPVAPGVVSQQLPAVSPLPSASSISVTNQVLPLTTPLVDGEDESSLFQCFSPTRGARSDPRTTDTAKTTESF; translated from the exons ATGCACCAGCCGCCCGAgtccaccgccgccgccgccgcggcctcGGCCGCTGCAGACATTAGTGCTAGGAAGATGGCGCACCCGGCAATGTTCCCTCGAAGGGGCAGTAGTGGTGGCAGCGCCTCTGCTCTCAATGCAGCAGGTACCGGCGTTGGTAGTAGTGCCCCATCTTCCGAGGATTTTCCGCCTCCGTCGCTGCTCCAGCCGCCACCTCCTGCAGCATCTTCTCTGTCGGGACCACAGCCTCCGCCTCCACAAAGCCTGAACCTCCTTTCGCAGGCTCAGCTGCAGGCACAGCCTCTTGCGCCTGGCGGAactcaaatgaaaaagaaaagtggctTCCAGATAACGAGCGTGACCCCGGCTCAGATCTCCGCCAGCATCAGCTCTAACAACAGCATCGCAGAGGACACCGAAAGCTACGATGATCTGGATGAATCTCACACAGAAGATCTGTCGTCTTCCGAGATCCTTGATGTGTCACTTTCCAGGGCTACCGACTTAGGGGAGCCTGAACGCAGCTCCTCAGAAGAAACTCTCAATAACTTCCAGGAAGCCGAGACACCTGGGGCAGTCTCTCCCAACCAGCCCCCCCTTCCTCAGCCTCATCTGCCTCACCTTCCACAACAGAATGTTGTCATCAATGGGAATGCTCATACCCACTCCCTCCATCACCACCCTCCCATTCATCACGGGCACCACCTCCATCACGggcaccaccatccatcccaTGCCGGTGTGGCCAGTACACCCATTCCGGGAGGGCCGCCCTCAAGCCCAGTATCCAGAAAACTGTCTACAACTGGAAGCTCCGACAGTGTTATGCCAGTTGCACCAACTTCTGCCGTATCATCGAGTGGCTCACCTGCATCTGTAATGACTAGTATCCGTGCTCCGAGTACAAGCGGCAGTATAGGTATAAATTCTGTTACAGGCACTAATGCGATGAATAACGTTAACATTACGGCTGTGGGCGTTTTTAATCCTAATGTGACCAGCGGCATGCTTGCTAATGCTAATTTAAGTGCGAGCAGCATTCCCAGTGCTGCCGGTGTGAGCGTTGGGCCTGGAGTGAGCAGCGGTGTTAACGTGACTGTCTTGAGCGGCCTGGGCGACGGTACGATTTCGTCCTCCGCTCTCATTAACAGCACTGCCAGTGCAGCTGCAGGGATGACTGTAGGATCAGTTTCAAGTCAGCAGCAACAACCAACAGTTAACACGTCCAGGTTCAGAGTTGTGAAGTTAGATTCGAGTTCTGAGCCCTTCAGAAAAGGTAGATGGACTTGCACCGAgttctatgaaaaagaaaacgCTGTCCCCGCCGCCGAAGGGGTGGTGATAAATAAGGCAGTGGAAAGCGTAAAACAAAACCCGACAGAAGTGGCTTGTGAGAGGGAGAGCACTAGCGGGAGCTCAGTGAGTAGTGTCAGCACACTGAGTCACTACACGGAGAGTGTGGGAAGCGGCGAGATGGGAGCCCCAGCTGCCGTGGTGCAGCAGCCGCCCGCTCTTCCAGGTGTCGCCCTCCCGCAGATGGACTTCAGCAGCGCTGCTCCGGCGGGCATTTCAGCAGCTAGTGTACCACAGAGTGTTTCTCAGTCACAGATCTCGCAAGTACAGTTGCAGCCTCAAGAACTGAGCTATCAGCAGAAGCAGGGTCTTCAACCAGGACCTCGGCAAGCCGCTCTCAGTGCTGCAGCTGGTATCCAGCCATCACCTGTGAGCGTGGTGGCTGTAACTTCAGCTCTAGGTCAGCAGCCTTCCGTTTCCACCCTGGCTCAGCCCCAACTGCCGTATTCTCAGGCGGCCCCTCCGGCGCAAGCTCCCCTGCCAGGGACATCACCCCAGCAGTTACACTATGGACAGCAGCCGCCGGCTCTTTCCACACAGGTGGCCCCAAGCCACGGTCCGTCAGTGACTCCGAATCCTACTTCCGAGTATGTTCAGCAGCAGCCGATTCTGCAAACGGCAGTGTCCTCTGGACAGCCCACTTCTGCGGGGGTGGGAGCAGGAGCCGCGGTGATTCCTATGGCTCAGCCACAGAGCATCCAGCTGCCAGTGCAGCCCGCAGCAGTCCAGGCGCAGCCCTCAGGGGCATCTGGCCAACCTGCTGGCCAGGCGCAGACGGCAGTATCTGCTGTACCTCCTGGCAGTCAAATTGCAAATATTGGTCAACAGACAAACCTACCTACAGCAGCGCAGCAGCCCTCTACCCAAGTCACACCTTCAGTTATCCCGCAGGGTGCTCCTCCGTCTTCACAGATAGTTCCACCCGCTCAAGCTGCGATTCTTCATCAGGGAGTTCAAGCTAGTGCTTCAAGCCTTCCTCAACAGTTGGTCATTGCACCCCAGAGTACCTTGTTAACTGTGCCTCCCCAGCCGCAAGGAGTAGAGCCAGTAGCTCCAGGAGTTGTTTCGCAGCAGTTGCCTGCAGTTAGTCCTTTGCCCTCTGCTAGCAGTATTTCTGTTACGAATCAG GTGCTACCGCTGACGACACCCCTGGTGGATGGCGAGGATGAGAG
- the TSC22D1 gene encoding TSC22 domain family protein 1 isoform X7, which produces MHQPPESTAAAAAASAAADISARKMAHPAMFPRRGSSGGSASALNAAGTGVGSSAPSSEDFPPPSLLQPPPPAASSLSGPQPPPPQSLNLLSQAQLQAQPLAPGGTQMKKKSGFQITSVTPAQISASISSNNSIAEDTESYDDLDESHTEDLSSSEILDVSLSRATDLGEPERSSSEETLNNFQEAETPGAVSPNQPPLPQPHLPHLPQQNVVINGNAHTHSLHHHPPIHHGHHLHHGHHHPSHAGVASTPIPGGPPSSPVSRKLSTTGSSDSVMPVAPTSAVSSSGSPASVMTSIRAPSTSGSIGINSVTGTNAMNNVNITAVGVFNPNVTSGMLANANLSASSIPSAAGVSVGPGVSSGVNVTVLSGLGDGTISSSALINSTASAAAGMTVGSVSSQQQQPTVNTSRFRVVKLDSSSEPFRKGRWTCTEFYEKENAVPAAEGVVINKAVESVKQNPTEVACERESTSGSSVSSVSTLSHYTESVGSGEMGAPAAVVQQPPALPGVALPQMDFSSAAPAGISAASVPQSVSQSQISQVQLQPQELSYQQKQGLQPGPRQAALSAAAGIQPSPVSVVAVTSALGQQPSVSTLAQPQLPYSQAAPPAQAPLPGTSPQQLHYGQQPPALSTQVAPSHGPSVTPNPTSEYVQQQPILQTAVSSGQPTSAGVGAGAAVIPMAQPQSIQLPVQPAAVQAQPSGASGQPAGQAQTAVSAVPPGSQIANIGQQTNLPTAAQQPSTQVTPSVIPQGAPPSSQIVPPAQAAILHQGVQASASSLPQQLVIAPQSTLLTVPPQPQGVEPVAPGVVSQQLPAVSPLPSASSISVTNQLFWYKCGSY; this is translated from the coding sequence ATGCACCAGCCGCCCGAgtccaccgccgccgccgccgcggcctcGGCCGCTGCAGACATTAGTGCTAGGAAGATGGCGCACCCGGCAATGTTCCCTCGAAGGGGCAGTAGTGGTGGCAGCGCCTCTGCTCTCAATGCAGCAGGTACCGGCGTTGGTAGTAGTGCCCCATCTTCCGAGGATTTTCCGCCTCCGTCGCTGCTCCAGCCGCCACCTCCTGCAGCATCTTCTCTGTCGGGACCACAGCCTCCGCCTCCACAAAGCCTGAACCTCCTTTCGCAGGCTCAGCTGCAGGCACAGCCTCTTGCGCCTGGCGGAactcaaatgaaaaagaaaagtggctTCCAGATAACGAGCGTGACCCCGGCTCAGATCTCCGCCAGCATCAGCTCTAACAACAGCATCGCAGAGGACACCGAAAGCTACGATGATCTGGATGAATCTCACACAGAAGATCTGTCGTCTTCCGAGATCCTTGATGTGTCACTTTCCAGGGCTACCGACTTAGGGGAGCCTGAACGCAGCTCCTCAGAAGAAACTCTCAATAACTTCCAGGAAGCCGAGACACCTGGGGCAGTCTCTCCCAACCAGCCCCCCCTTCCTCAGCCTCATCTGCCTCACCTTCCACAACAGAATGTTGTCATCAATGGGAATGCTCATACCCACTCCCTCCATCACCACCCTCCCATTCATCACGGGCACCACCTCCATCACGggcaccaccatccatcccaTGCCGGTGTGGCCAGTACACCCATTCCGGGAGGGCCGCCCTCAAGCCCAGTATCCAGAAAACTGTCTACAACTGGAAGCTCCGACAGTGTTATGCCAGTTGCACCAACTTCTGCCGTATCATCGAGTGGCTCACCTGCATCTGTAATGACTAGTATCCGTGCTCCGAGTACAAGCGGCAGTATAGGTATAAATTCTGTTACAGGCACTAATGCGATGAATAACGTTAACATTACGGCTGTGGGCGTTTTTAATCCTAATGTGACCAGCGGCATGCTTGCTAATGCTAATTTAAGTGCGAGCAGCATTCCCAGTGCTGCCGGTGTGAGCGTTGGGCCTGGAGTGAGCAGCGGTGTTAACGTGACTGTCTTGAGCGGCCTGGGCGACGGTACGATTTCGTCCTCCGCTCTCATTAACAGCACTGCCAGTGCAGCTGCAGGGATGACTGTAGGATCAGTTTCAAGTCAGCAGCAACAACCAACAGTTAACACGTCCAGGTTCAGAGTTGTGAAGTTAGATTCGAGTTCTGAGCCCTTCAGAAAAGGTAGATGGACTTGCACCGAgttctatgaaaaagaaaacgCTGTCCCCGCCGCCGAAGGGGTGGTGATAAATAAGGCAGTGGAAAGCGTAAAACAAAACCCGACAGAAGTGGCTTGTGAGAGGGAGAGCACTAGCGGGAGCTCAGTGAGTAGTGTCAGCACACTGAGTCACTACACGGAGAGTGTGGGAAGCGGCGAGATGGGAGCCCCAGCTGCCGTGGTGCAGCAGCCGCCCGCTCTTCCAGGTGTCGCCCTCCCGCAGATGGACTTCAGCAGCGCTGCTCCGGCGGGCATTTCAGCAGCTAGTGTACCACAGAGTGTTTCTCAGTCACAGATCTCGCAAGTACAGTTGCAGCCTCAAGAACTGAGCTATCAGCAGAAGCAGGGTCTTCAACCAGGACCTCGGCAAGCCGCTCTCAGTGCTGCAGCTGGTATCCAGCCATCACCTGTGAGCGTGGTGGCTGTAACTTCAGCTCTAGGTCAGCAGCCTTCCGTTTCCACCCTGGCTCAGCCCCAACTGCCGTATTCTCAGGCGGCCCCTCCGGCGCAAGCTCCCCTGCCAGGGACATCACCCCAGCAGTTACACTATGGACAGCAGCCGCCGGCTCTTTCCACACAGGTGGCCCCAAGCCACGGTCCGTCAGTGACTCCGAATCCTACTTCCGAGTATGTTCAGCAGCAGCCGATTCTGCAAACGGCAGTGTCCTCTGGACAGCCCACTTCTGCGGGGGTGGGAGCAGGAGCCGCGGTGATTCCTATGGCTCAGCCACAGAGCATCCAGCTGCCAGTGCAGCCCGCAGCAGTCCAGGCGCAGCCCTCAGGGGCATCTGGCCAACCTGCTGGCCAGGCGCAGACGGCAGTATCTGCTGTACCTCCTGGCAGTCAAATTGCAAATATTGGTCAACAGACAAACCTACCTACAGCAGCGCAGCAGCCCTCTACCCAAGTCACACCTTCAGTTATCCCGCAGGGTGCTCCTCCGTCTTCACAGATAGTTCCACCCGCTCAAGCTGCGATTCTTCATCAGGGAGTTCAAGCTAGTGCTTCAAGCCTTCCTCAACAGTTGGTCATTGCACCCCAGAGTACCTTGTTAACTGTGCCTCCCCAGCCGCAAGGAGTAGAGCCAGTAGCTCCAGGAGTTGTTTCGCAGCAGTTGCCTGCAGTTAGTCCTTTGCCCTCTGCTAGCAGTATTTCTGTTACGAATCAG
- the TSC22D1 gene encoding TSC22 domain family protein 1 isoform X6 — protein MHQPPESTAAAAAASAAADISARKMAHPAMFPRRGSSGGSASALNAAGTGVGSSAPSSEDFPPPSLLQPPPPAASSLSGPQPPPPQSLNLLSQAQLQAQPLAPGGTQMKKKSGFQITSVTPAQISASISSNNSIAEDTESYDDLDESHTEDLSSSEILDVSLSRATDLGEPERSSSEETLNNFQEAETPGAVSPNQPPLPQPHLPHLPQQNVVINGNAHTHSLHHHPPIHHGHHLHHGHHHPSHAGVASTPIPGGPPSSPVSRKLSTTGSSDSVMPVAPTSAVSSSGSPASVMTSIRAPSTSGSIGINSVTGTNAMNNVNITAVGVFNPNVTSGMLANANLSASSIPSAAGVSVGPGVSSGVNVTVLSGLGDGTISSSALINSTASAAAGMTVGSVSSQQQQPTVNTSRFRVVKLDSSSEPFRKGRWTCTEFYEKENAVPAAEGVVINKAVESVKQNPTEVACERESTSGSSVSSVSTLSHYTESVGSGEMGAPAAVVQQPPALPGVALPQMDFSSAAPAGISAASVPQSVSQSQISQVQLQPQELSYQQKQGLQPGPRQAALSAAAGIQPSPVSVVAVTSALGQQPSVSTLAQPQLPYSQAAPPAQAPLPGTSPQQLHYGQQPPALSTQVAPSHGPSVTPNPTSEYVQQQPILQTAVSSGQPTSAGVGAGAAVIPMAQPQSIQLPVQPAAVQAQPSGASGQPAGQAQTAVSAVPPGSQIANIGQQTNLPTAAQQPSTQVTPSVIPQGAPPSSQIVPPAQAAILHQGVQASASSLPQQLVIAPQSTLLTVPPQPQGVEPVAPGVVSQQLPAVSPLPSASSISVTNQLSISVLLSYQRCKE, from the coding sequence ATGCACCAGCCGCCCGAgtccaccgccgccgccgccgcggcctcGGCCGCTGCAGACATTAGTGCTAGGAAGATGGCGCACCCGGCAATGTTCCCTCGAAGGGGCAGTAGTGGTGGCAGCGCCTCTGCTCTCAATGCAGCAGGTACCGGCGTTGGTAGTAGTGCCCCATCTTCCGAGGATTTTCCGCCTCCGTCGCTGCTCCAGCCGCCACCTCCTGCAGCATCTTCTCTGTCGGGACCACAGCCTCCGCCTCCACAAAGCCTGAACCTCCTTTCGCAGGCTCAGCTGCAGGCACAGCCTCTTGCGCCTGGCGGAactcaaatgaaaaagaaaagtggctTCCAGATAACGAGCGTGACCCCGGCTCAGATCTCCGCCAGCATCAGCTCTAACAACAGCATCGCAGAGGACACCGAAAGCTACGATGATCTGGATGAATCTCACACAGAAGATCTGTCGTCTTCCGAGATCCTTGATGTGTCACTTTCCAGGGCTACCGACTTAGGGGAGCCTGAACGCAGCTCCTCAGAAGAAACTCTCAATAACTTCCAGGAAGCCGAGACACCTGGGGCAGTCTCTCCCAACCAGCCCCCCCTTCCTCAGCCTCATCTGCCTCACCTTCCACAACAGAATGTTGTCATCAATGGGAATGCTCATACCCACTCCCTCCATCACCACCCTCCCATTCATCACGGGCACCACCTCCATCACGggcaccaccatccatcccaTGCCGGTGTGGCCAGTACACCCATTCCGGGAGGGCCGCCCTCAAGCCCAGTATCCAGAAAACTGTCTACAACTGGAAGCTCCGACAGTGTTATGCCAGTTGCACCAACTTCTGCCGTATCATCGAGTGGCTCACCTGCATCTGTAATGACTAGTATCCGTGCTCCGAGTACAAGCGGCAGTATAGGTATAAATTCTGTTACAGGCACTAATGCGATGAATAACGTTAACATTACGGCTGTGGGCGTTTTTAATCCTAATGTGACCAGCGGCATGCTTGCTAATGCTAATTTAAGTGCGAGCAGCATTCCCAGTGCTGCCGGTGTGAGCGTTGGGCCTGGAGTGAGCAGCGGTGTTAACGTGACTGTCTTGAGCGGCCTGGGCGACGGTACGATTTCGTCCTCCGCTCTCATTAACAGCACTGCCAGTGCAGCTGCAGGGATGACTGTAGGATCAGTTTCAAGTCAGCAGCAACAACCAACAGTTAACACGTCCAGGTTCAGAGTTGTGAAGTTAGATTCGAGTTCTGAGCCCTTCAGAAAAGGTAGATGGACTTGCACCGAgttctatgaaaaagaaaacgCTGTCCCCGCCGCCGAAGGGGTGGTGATAAATAAGGCAGTGGAAAGCGTAAAACAAAACCCGACAGAAGTGGCTTGTGAGAGGGAGAGCACTAGCGGGAGCTCAGTGAGTAGTGTCAGCACACTGAGTCACTACACGGAGAGTGTGGGAAGCGGCGAGATGGGAGCCCCAGCTGCCGTGGTGCAGCAGCCGCCCGCTCTTCCAGGTGTCGCCCTCCCGCAGATGGACTTCAGCAGCGCTGCTCCGGCGGGCATTTCAGCAGCTAGTGTACCACAGAGTGTTTCTCAGTCACAGATCTCGCAAGTACAGTTGCAGCCTCAAGAACTGAGCTATCAGCAGAAGCAGGGTCTTCAACCAGGACCTCGGCAAGCCGCTCTCAGTGCTGCAGCTGGTATCCAGCCATCACCTGTGAGCGTGGTGGCTGTAACTTCAGCTCTAGGTCAGCAGCCTTCCGTTTCCACCCTGGCTCAGCCCCAACTGCCGTATTCTCAGGCGGCCCCTCCGGCGCAAGCTCCCCTGCCAGGGACATCACCCCAGCAGTTACACTATGGACAGCAGCCGCCGGCTCTTTCCACACAGGTGGCCCCAAGCCACGGTCCGTCAGTGACTCCGAATCCTACTTCCGAGTATGTTCAGCAGCAGCCGATTCTGCAAACGGCAGTGTCCTCTGGACAGCCCACTTCTGCGGGGGTGGGAGCAGGAGCCGCGGTGATTCCTATGGCTCAGCCACAGAGCATCCAGCTGCCAGTGCAGCCCGCAGCAGTCCAGGCGCAGCCCTCAGGGGCATCTGGCCAACCTGCTGGCCAGGCGCAGACGGCAGTATCTGCTGTACCTCCTGGCAGTCAAATTGCAAATATTGGTCAACAGACAAACCTACCTACAGCAGCGCAGCAGCCCTCTACCCAAGTCACACCTTCAGTTATCCCGCAGGGTGCTCCTCCGTCTTCACAGATAGTTCCACCCGCTCAAGCTGCGATTCTTCATCAGGGAGTTCAAGCTAGTGCTTCAAGCCTTCCTCAACAGTTGGTCATTGCACCCCAGAGTACCTTGTTAACTGTGCCTCCCCAGCCGCAAGGAGTAGAGCCAGTAGCTCCAGGAGTTGTTTCGCAGCAGTTGCCTGCAGTTAGTCCTTTGCCCTCTGCTAGCAGTATTTCTGTTACGAATCAG
- the TSC22D1 gene encoding TSC22 domain family protein 1 isoform X2: protein MHQPPESTAAAAAASAAADISARKMAHPAMFPRRGSSGGSASALNAAGTGVGSSAPSSEDFPPPSLLQPPPPAASSLSGPQPPPPQSLNLLSQAQLQAQPLAPGGTQMKKKSGFQITSVTPAQISASISSNNSIAEDTESYDDLDESHTEDLSSSEILDVSLSRATDLGEPERSSSEETLNNFQEAETPGAVSPNQPPLPQPHLPHLPQQNVVINGNAHTHSLHHHPPIHHGHHLHHGHHHPSHAGVASTPIPGGPPSSPVSRKLSTTGSSDSVMPVAPTSAVSSSGSPASVMTSIRAPSTSGSIGINSVTGTNAMNNVNITAVGVFNPNVTSGMLANANLSASSIPSAAGVSVGPGVSSGVNVTVLSGLGDGTISSSALINSTASAAAGMTVGSVSSQQQQPTVNTSRFRVVKLDSSSEPFRKGRWTCTEFYEKENAVPAAEGVVINKAVESVKQNPTEVACERESTSGSSVSSVSTLSHYTESVGSGEMGAPAAVVQQPPALPGVALPQMDFSSAAPAGISAASVPQSVSQSQISQVQLQPQELSYQQKQGLQPGPRQAALSAAAGIQPSPVSVVAVTSALGQQPSVSTLAQPQLPYSQAAPPAQAPLPGTSPQQLHYGQQPPALSTQVAPSHGPSVTPNPTSEYVQQQPILQTAVSSGQPTSAGVGAGAAVIPMAQPQSIQLPVQPAAVQAQPSGASGQPAGQAQTAVSAVPPGSQIANIGQQTNLPTAAQQPSTQVTPSVIPQGAPPSSQIVPPAQAAILHQGVQASASSLPQQLVIAPQSTLLTVPPQPQGVEPVAPGVVSQQLPAVSPLPSASSISVTNQVSSAGPSGMPSVPTNLVPSQNIAQAPATQNGNLVQSVSQPPLIAASNINLPLAQQIPLSSTQFSAQSLAQAIGSQIEYARRPADPSLVGLPQTISGDSGGMSAVSDGSSSSLGASASLFPLKVLPLTTPLVDGEDESASLLPEVQGVILEPQIQPRPRRAFDVRGPLSPLNPWRQNIQLLERVGKG, encoded by the coding sequence ATGCACCAGCCGCCCGAgtccaccgccgccgccgccgcggcctcGGCCGCTGCAGACATTAGTGCTAGGAAGATGGCGCACCCGGCAATGTTCCCTCGAAGGGGCAGTAGTGGTGGCAGCGCCTCTGCTCTCAATGCAGCAGGTACCGGCGTTGGTAGTAGTGCCCCATCTTCCGAGGATTTTCCGCCTCCGTCGCTGCTCCAGCCGCCACCTCCTGCAGCATCTTCTCTGTCGGGACCACAGCCTCCGCCTCCACAAAGCCTGAACCTCCTTTCGCAGGCTCAGCTGCAGGCACAGCCTCTTGCGCCTGGCGGAactcaaatgaaaaagaaaagtggctTCCAGATAACGAGCGTGACCCCGGCTCAGATCTCCGCCAGCATCAGCTCTAACAACAGCATCGCAGAGGACACCGAAAGCTACGATGATCTGGATGAATCTCACACAGAAGATCTGTCGTCTTCCGAGATCCTTGATGTGTCACTTTCCAGGGCTACCGACTTAGGGGAGCCTGAACGCAGCTCCTCAGAAGAAACTCTCAATAACTTCCAGGAAGCCGAGACACCTGGGGCAGTCTCTCCCAACCAGCCCCCCCTTCCTCAGCCTCATCTGCCTCACCTTCCACAACAGAATGTTGTCATCAATGGGAATGCTCATACCCACTCCCTCCATCACCACCCTCCCATTCATCACGGGCACCACCTCCATCACGggcaccaccatccatcccaTGCCGGTGTGGCCAGTACACCCATTCCGGGAGGGCCGCCCTCAAGCCCAGTATCCAGAAAACTGTCTACAACTGGAAGCTCCGACAGTGTTATGCCAGTTGCACCAACTTCTGCCGTATCATCGAGTGGCTCACCTGCATCTGTAATGACTAGTATCCGTGCTCCGAGTACAAGCGGCAGTATAGGTATAAATTCTGTTACAGGCACTAATGCGATGAATAACGTTAACATTACGGCTGTGGGCGTTTTTAATCCTAATGTGACCAGCGGCATGCTTGCTAATGCTAATTTAAGTGCGAGCAGCATTCCCAGTGCTGCCGGTGTGAGCGTTGGGCCTGGAGTGAGCAGCGGTGTTAACGTGACTGTCTTGAGCGGCCTGGGCGACGGTACGATTTCGTCCTCCGCTCTCATTAACAGCACTGCCAGTGCAGCTGCAGGGATGACTGTAGGATCAGTTTCAAGTCAGCAGCAACAACCAACAGTTAACACGTCCAGGTTCAGAGTTGTGAAGTTAGATTCGAGTTCTGAGCCCTTCAGAAAAGGTAGATGGACTTGCACCGAgttctatgaaaaagaaaacgCTGTCCCCGCCGCCGAAGGGGTGGTGATAAATAAGGCAGTGGAAAGCGTAAAACAAAACCCGACAGAAGTGGCTTGTGAGAGGGAGAGCACTAGCGGGAGCTCAGTGAGTAGTGTCAGCACACTGAGTCACTACACGGAGAGTGTGGGAAGCGGCGAGATGGGAGCCCCAGCTGCCGTGGTGCAGCAGCCGCCCGCTCTTCCAGGTGTCGCCCTCCCGCAGATGGACTTCAGCAGCGCTGCTCCGGCGGGCATTTCAGCAGCTAGTGTACCACAGAGTGTTTCTCAGTCACAGATCTCGCAAGTACAGTTGCAGCCTCAAGAACTGAGCTATCAGCAGAAGCAGGGTCTTCAACCAGGACCTCGGCAAGCCGCTCTCAGTGCTGCAGCTGGTATCCAGCCATCACCTGTGAGCGTGGTGGCTGTAACTTCAGCTCTAGGTCAGCAGCCTTCCGTTTCCACCCTGGCTCAGCCCCAACTGCCGTATTCTCAGGCGGCCCCTCCGGCGCAAGCTCCCCTGCCAGGGACATCACCCCAGCAGTTACACTATGGACAGCAGCCGCCGGCTCTTTCCACACAGGTGGCCCCAAGCCACGGTCCGTCAGTGACTCCGAATCCTACTTCCGAGTATGTTCAGCAGCAGCCGATTCTGCAAACGGCAGTGTCCTCTGGACAGCCCACTTCTGCGGGGGTGGGAGCAGGAGCCGCGGTGATTCCTATGGCTCAGCCACAGAGCATCCAGCTGCCAGTGCAGCCCGCAGCAGTCCAGGCGCAGCCCTCAGGGGCATCTGGCCAACCTGCTGGCCAGGCGCAGACGGCAGTATCTGCTGTACCTCCTGGCAGTCAAATTGCAAATATTGGTCAACAGACAAACCTACCTACAGCAGCGCAGCAGCCCTCTACCCAAGTCACACCTTCAGTTATCCCGCAGGGTGCTCCTCCGTCTTCACAGATAGTTCCACCCGCTCAAGCTGCGATTCTTCATCAGGGAGTTCAAGCTAGTGCTTCAAGCCTTCCTCAACAGTTGGTCATTGCACCCCAGAGTACCTTGTTAACTGTGCCTCCCCAGCCGCAAGGAGTAGAGCCAGTAGCTCCAGGAGTTGTTTCGCAGCAGTTGCCTGCAGTTAGTCCTTTGCCCTCTGCTAGCAGTATTTCTGTTACGAATCAGGTTAGTTCAGCTGGTCCTTCTGGAATGCCTTCTGTCCCAACAAACTTGGTTCCATCACAGAATATAGCACAAGCCCCTGCCACTCAAAATGGTAATTTGGTTCAAAGTGTTAGTCAGCCTCCCTTGATAGCAGCATCTAATATAAATTTGCCTTTGGCGCAGCAGATACCACTAAGTTCTACTCAGTTCTCTGCACAATCATTAGCTCAGGCAATTGGAAGCCAAATTGAATATGCCAGGCGCCCAGCGGATCCCTCCTTAGTTGGCTTACCTCAGACTATCAGTGGTGACAGTGGGGGAATGTCGGCAGTTTCAGATGGGAGTAGCAGCAGCCTAGGAgcctctgcttctcttttcccGTTGAAGGTGCTACCGCTGACGACACCCCTGGTGGATGGCGAGGATGAGAG